A single genomic interval of Brevibacillus brevis harbors:
- a CDS encoding S-layer homology domain-containing protein: protein MQKAKNRASRDFKKLVATAVLAGSLALPGTGWAATALPFSDIGGNVNKDAILKLNYAGVLKGYTDGTFKPYKEVTRAEFAKVAVLALGYTDAQAKLLQGKTVFKDLPTDHWATGYINLAVSQGIIKGYPDGTFKPNNNVKIAEALTVYVQGLKIDVRPSASSEWYIPYLLEADRAGIYDAKETPTAAAPRDIVAKYTDRFMETPVYANGAYYDKNGNAKGTNQKLPVVKGTVASYDKSGKKLKLVGQNKEIELADSAQVYGNLVVGAQVEYMTKNDRVSFLTVVTSDSEIVEGIVKTGLNFTTAVGDEKKFKAIVNGREVVLEVEDGVNVSRSHIGQKFVAVVGDNGKIKSITISDNTTKGIVEKVSSVSGSNSKKELRVDGTTYTLDSKATVKGKAHPEAKATSASFSDIEKDDLVELTLNVDGKVSELVYTKLSFTDTITVDTDKNLIRVGGVSYEVHEDTELFVDEDEVDELDELASGQIAVLTFDKNGNLIKVEQGVGAATNKLVSDTTAYAAGKLATVKIDGKTYDILTNAKLTVDGSSVSPTTVKTDQFNDHRILTWKYNVGTNDIVELTLEKQTVKGYVTKKSGSKITVNGKVYELLSGVTIDSDAASNDKEYTLTLNNAGKVKAVTGAPKKVSGVVDAVEVRNDDGKVTSAKVEVNGKTYDVTDEDAIEDVDQFEYVTLTLDRDGDVIAASISGKLAKENVSFVGIESRVNKDKYVFFNDVSTSLKMTEDAKIKYYNGNDLKESDLSSKDKVDLWTNDQGHVYVIVVAKR from the coding sequence TTGCAAAAAGCAAAGAATCGAGCAAGCAGGGATTTCAAAAAATTAGTAGCGACAGCGGTTCTGGCAGGATCGCTTGCATTGCCGGGTACCGGATGGGCCGCTACGGCACTGCCATTCTCCGACATTGGAGGAAACGTAAATAAAGACGCGATTCTGAAATTGAATTATGCCGGTGTATTAAAAGGATATACCGATGGCACTTTCAAACCGTATAAAGAAGTGACGAGAGCAGAGTTCGCCAAAGTAGCTGTGCTGGCACTCGGGTACACAGATGCGCAAGCAAAGTTACTGCAAGGAAAGACCGTATTTAAAGATCTGCCAACAGATCACTGGGCAACAGGATACATTAATCTTGCGGTATCCCAGGGCATCATCAAGGGATATCCAGATGGAACCTTCAAACCGAACAACAATGTGAAAATTGCGGAAGCGTTGACTGTTTACGTTCAGGGCTTGAAGATTGACGTTCGTCCATCAGCCTCAAGCGAGTGGTACATACCGTACTTGCTAGAAGCCGACAGAGCAGGTATCTACGATGCAAAAGAAACACCGACAGCAGCAGCTCCGCGTGATATCGTCGCGAAGTATACCGATCGCTTTATGGAAACGCCTGTATACGCAAATGGCGCATACTACGACAAAAATGGCAATGCAAAAGGAACCAATCAGAAGCTGCCAGTAGTGAAGGGCACAGTTGCTTCGTATGACAAGTCTGGCAAAAAGCTGAAACTAGTCGGACAAAACAAAGAAATCGAACTGGCTGATTCCGCGCAAGTATACGGCAATCTGGTCGTAGGTGCGCAAGTAGAATACATGACGAAAAACGACCGTGTGTCTTTCCTCACCGTTGTTACTTCTGACTCCGAAATTGTCGAAGGAATCGTGAAGACTGGTCTTAATTTTACAACGGCTGTAGGCGACGAAAAGAAATTCAAGGCAATCGTCAATGGAAGAGAAGTCGTTTTGGAAGTAGAAGATGGCGTAAATGTAAGCCGTTCTCATATCGGCCAAAAGTTTGTGGCAGTCGTTGGCGATAATGGCAAGATCAAGTCCATCACGATTAGCGACAACACGACAAAAGGAATTGTGGAAAAAGTATCTTCCGTGAGCGGTTCTAACTCGAAGAAAGAGCTGAGAGTAGACGGCACGACCTATACTCTGGATTCCAAAGCAACGGTCAAAGGCAAGGCGCATCCAGAGGCGAAAGCAACAAGTGCTTCGTTCTCTGACATCGAAAAAGATGACTTGGTCGAGCTGACACTCAACGTGGACGGCAAAGTATCTGAGCTTGTTTACACGAAGCTGAGCTTCACAGATACGATCACCGTGGATACAGACAAAAACTTGATTCGCGTTGGCGGCGTCAGTTACGAGGTGCATGAAGATACAGAGTTGTTCGTAGACGAAGACGAAGTAGATGAGCTGGATGAGTTGGCGAGCGGCCAAATTGCAGTGCTTACGTTTGACAAAAATGGAAATCTGATCAAAGTAGAGCAGGGTGTAGGTGCAGCTACGAACAAGCTGGTCTCGGACACAACCGCGTATGCAGCAGGAAAACTGGCAACTGTGAAAATCGACGGGAAAACCTACGATATCTTGACCAACGCGAAGCTGACTGTCGATGGCAGCTCCGTATCACCAACGACGGTTAAAACTGATCAGTTTAATGACCACCGCATCCTTACGTGGAAATACAACGTCGGCACGAATGACATTGTGGAGCTGACTTTGGAAAAGCAAACCGTAAAAGGATACGTGACGAAAAAATCCGGTTCCAAAATTACTGTGAACGGGAAAGTGTATGAGCTCTTGTCAGGCGTCACGATTGACAGCGATGCAGCATCCAACGACAAAGAGTACACGCTGACACTCAACAACGCTGGTAAAGTAAAGGCCGTTACAGGTGCGCCTAAGAAAGTAAGCGGCGTGGTTGACGCTGTTGAGGTTCGTAACGATGACGGCAAGGTGACTTCCGCGAAAGTAGAGGTTAACGGCAAGACATACGATGTAACGGATGAGGATGCGATTGAAGACGTCGATCAATTTGAGTACGTGACATTGACCCTTGATCGTGATGGTGATGTCATTGCTGCTTCCATCAGTGGAAAGCTGGCGAAGGAAAACGTGAGTTTCGTCGGAATTGAATCCCGCGTGAACAAAGATAAATACGTATTCTTCAATGACGTATCGACGAGCTTGAAGATGACAGAAGACGCGAAGATCAAATACTACAACGGTAATGACTTGAAAGAAAGCGATCTTTCCTCTAAGGACAAAGTGGATTTGTGGACAAATGATCAAGGTCATGTTTATGTTATTGTCGTAGCCAAACGATAA
- a CDS encoding NupC/NupG family nucleoside CNT transporter, translating into MNFIIPIAGLLIVIGLALLGSNGRKQVKYKPIIVMIALQFLLAFLLLHTKFGFIFVSAISKSFEKLLAFAAEGINFVFGNLANDGQMSFFLGVLLPIVFISVLIGILRHFKILPIIMKAIGFVLSKINGMGKLESYNAVASAIVGQNEVFITVKKQLGSLPEHRLYTLCASAMSTVSMSIVGAYMTMIEPKYVVTALFLNLFGGFIIASIVNPYTVNEEEDLLEIQNNEKQSFFEMLVEYIMDGFKVAVVVGAMLLGFVALIAAVNSLFGMIFGWTFQEMLGFVFAPFAILMGIPFAEAMTAGSIMATKLVTNEFVAMIELGKVVSELSPRTVGILSVFLVSFANFSSIGIIAGAVKGLNEKQSNVVARFGLKLLFGATLVSLLSGVVVSFVL; encoded by the coding sequence ATGAATTTCATCATTCCCATCGCTGGCTTACTCATCGTGATCGGGTTAGCATTGTTAGGGAGCAATGGACGTAAACAGGTCAAATACAAACCGATCATCGTCATGATTGCTCTGCAATTTTTGCTTGCCTTTCTTCTTCTGCATACCAAGTTTGGGTTTATATTCGTTTCAGCCATTTCCAAATCGTTTGAAAAGCTTCTTGCTTTTGCTGCGGAAGGGATCAATTTCGTATTTGGCAATCTGGCAAACGACGGACAAATGTCCTTTTTCCTTGGTGTATTGCTCCCAATCGTCTTCATTTCAGTCCTCATCGGTATTTTGCGGCACTTCAAGATTTTACCGATTATCATGAAGGCAATTGGCTTTGTTCTGAGCAAAATTAACGGCATGGGTAAGCTGGAGTCTTACAACGCTGTCGCTTCTGCTATTGTCGGCCAAAATGAAGTCTTCATCACTGTGAAAAAGCAGCTCGGCTCCTTGCCGGAGCACCGTCTGTATACGCTTTGCGCGTCAGCCATGTCCACTGTTTCGATGTCGATTGTCGGTGCGTACATGACGATGATTGAGCCAAAATACGTTGTCACGGCCCTATTCTTGAACTTGTTTGGCGGCTTTATTATCGCATCGATCGTCAACCCTTATACAGTGAACGAAGAAGAAGATTTACTGGAGATTCAAAACAATGAAAAGCAGTCCTTTTTCGAAATGCTCGTCGAGTACATCATGGACGGCTTCAAGGTAGCCGTAGTCGTTGGCGCAATGCTGCTCGGTTTTGTTGCCTTGATCGCGGCTGTGAATAGCTTGTTCGGCATGATTTTCGGCTGGACATTCCAAGAAATGCTTGGCTTCGTCTTCGCTCCTTTTGCCATCCTGATGGGCATTCCTTTTGCGGAAGCGATGACGGCTGGTAGTATCATGGCGACGAAGCTCGTAACGAACGAGTTTGTGGCCATGATCGAGCTGGGCAAAGTCGTATCTGAACTGAGCCCACGTACAGTAGGAATTCTCTCTGTCTTCCTCGTTTCGTTCGCGAACTTCTCCTCCATCGGCATTATCGCTGGTGCGGTGAAAGGGCTGAATGAGAAACAATCCAATGTAGTCGCTCGCTTTGGGTTGAAGCTGTTGTTCGGTGCCACACTGGTTAGTCTTTTGTCTGGTGTCGTCGTCAGCTTCGTCCTGTAA
- a CDS encoding molybdopterin-containing oxidoreductase family protein — MTYTTQENGVFPAVCSLDCPDQCGLLLHKQAGKIVKIEGDPNHPVTKGNICNKVRNMTERIYDPKRLTHPLKRIGKKGSGEFVQISWEEAITTITERWRALIDSDGPESILPYSFYGNMGRISVEGMDRRFFYRMGASQLDRTICNSAGAVGYSYTMGGAFGTDPEDTVHSKLFIMWGINTVSTNMHQVVFAEQARKNGAKIVVIDVHKNQTGRWADWFIPILPGTDTALALGIMHVLFAENLVDSAFMEKYTVGHEELKEHVRTYDPATVSAITGVPVDDIYKLARMYGNTSPSFIRIGNGIQHHDNGGMCVRTIACLPALTGQWLVKGGGANKGNKGFLEHNKLAVQRPDLLDNKQTRVINMNELGKALLDTEPPVKSLFVYTSNPAIVAPDGNKVREGLAREDLFTVVHDLFLTETALYADIVLPATSSYENTDFYTSYWHHYIQLQQPVIAPFGESKSNTEVFRLLAAAMGYDEPVFQDSDAEMVRQALEGHGNPHLEGITYETLVEKQYAKANLEPFFLEHLPTPSGKIELFSQAMAKRGLPPLPTYTPLVNDGDFPYLFVPGPNHNYLNSTFSNNEKHQKMEKIPRLHMNVADASVSGISDGDTVRIWNERGECELVVSIGENVLPGVVVSQGLWADAPHSKHHVNALTPDRIADMGGGATFFSGRVDVEKVIL, encoded by the coding sequence ATGACTTATACAACCCAGGAAAACGGTGTTTTTCCAGCAGTCTGTTCACTTGATTGCCCGGACCAATGTGGATTGCTCCTTCATAAACAGGCGGGGAAAATCGTCAAAATTGAAGGGGACCCGAACCATCCGGTGACGAAGGGGAATATTTGCAACAAAGTCCGGAACATGACAGAGCGCATTTACGATCCCAAGCGACTCACGCATCCGTTGAAGCGTATTGGCAAAAAAGGGAGCGGGGAGTTCGTTCAAATCAGTTGGGAGGAAGCCATCACTACCATAACCGAACGCTGGCGTGCCTTGATCGACTCAGATGGTCCCGAGAGCATTTTGCCTTACAGCTTTTACGGAAACATGGGGCGGATTAGTGTGGAAGGAATGGATCGCCGTTTTTTCTATCGTATGGGGGCCAGTCAGCTTGACCGAACGATATGCAACAGTGCAGGGGCTGTAGGGTACAGCTACACGATGGGCGGAGCCTTTGGAACAGATCCGGAAGACACCGTTCATTCCAAGCTGTTTATCATGTGGGGGATCAATACGGTTAGCACGAACATGCATCAAGTGGTGTTTGCGGAACAGGCTCGAAAAAATGGGGCGAAGATCGTCGTGATTGATGTCCATAAAAATCAGACGGGTCGATGGGCTGATTGGTTTATCCCGATTTTACCTGGAACAGACACGGCTTTGGCATTGGGCATCATGCATGTGCTTTTTGCTGAAAACTTGGTAGATTCAGCCTTTATGGAAAAGTATACAGTAGGACATGAAGAGCTCAAGGAGCATGTACGCACCTACGATCCTGCTACTGTATCTGCCATAACGGGTGTCCCTGTCGATGATATTTACAAATTGGCGAGAATGTATGGCAACACATCTCCTTCCTTTATTCGCATTGGAAATGGCATTCAGCATCACGACAATGGCGGAATGTGTGTAAGGACGATTGCTTGTCTTCCGGCCCTGACAGGGCAGTGGCTCGTTAAAGGCGGTGGGGCCAATAAAGGGAATAAAGGTTTCTTGGAGCACAATAAGCTTGCTGTGCAGCGACCAGATTTGCTGGACAATAAACAGACGAGAGTCATCAATATGAATGAACTTGGAAAAGCGTTGCTCGATACAGAACCGCCGGTCAAATCGCTCTTCGTCTATACGAGCAATCCAGCCATTGTTGCACCGGATGGAAACAAAGTTCGGGAAGGCTTGGCGAGAGAGGACTTGTTCACGGTCGTACACGACTTATTTTTGACGGAGACGGCTCTCTATGCCGATATCGTTTTGCCAGCGACGTCTTCTTATGAAAATACGGATTTTTACACGTCCTATTGGCATCATTACATTCAACTCCAGCAACCAGTGATCGCCCCATTTGGAGAGAGCAAGTCCAACACGGAAGTTTTCCGTTTGCTGGCTGCTGCCATGGGATATGACGAACCTGTTTTTCAAGACAGTGATGCAGAGATGGTCAGACAGGCGTTGGAGGGGCACGGCAATCCTCATCTGGAAGGAATCACGTATGAAACTTTGGTCGAAAAACAATATGCCAAAGCCAATCTGGAACCTTTCTTTTTGGAACACCTGCCCACCCCAAGTGGTAAAATTGAGCTTTTCTCGCAAGCAATGGCAAAACGAGGGCTGCCCCCATTACCAACGTACACGCCATTGGTGAATGATGGGGATTTCCCGTATTTATTTGTCCCGGGGCCCAATCACAATTATTTGAACTCCACGTTCTCGAATAATGAAAAACATCAGAAGATGGAAAAAATACCACGTTTGCATATGAATGTGGCAGATGCGTCTGTATCAGGCATAAGTGACGGAGATACGGTCCGCATATGGAATGAGCGGGGAGAATGCGAGCTGGTTGTATCGATAGGAGAAAATGTTTTACCGGGAGTGGTGGTCAGTCAAGGCTTGTGGGCTGATGCTCCTCACTCAAAGCATCATGTAAATGCGCTGACCCCGGATCGCATCGCGGACATGGGGGGAGGAGCTACCTTTTTTTCCGGACGTGTCGATGTAGAAAAGGTCATACTATAA
- a CDS encoding alpha/beta fold hydrolase, which produces MSDIGINEPSQKLDIGGVRLCFKYFGEIRDFPTVVFDSGYGCTLNYWSSIGGDISKHTRMFIYDRAGIGESESDKRPRHSQQIIENLRSLLQKANVSPPYVLVGHSFGGLNVRLYASTFPEEVAGVILLDPCHEDQNKVMVPLFSEEVQAAYYSQFVLEGSIQEMEESFEQARNSKSLGNKPLIVVSGTLQPHHNPESMAAWVHLHKELTKLSTRSKHIIVENAGHAIHIDQPNVVVDIIKDMLLLCKAQK; this is translated from the coding sequence ATGAGTGACATTGGAATAAATGAACCGAGTCAAAAGCTCGACATCGGTGGAGTTAGACTATGTTTCAAATATTTTGGTGAAATACGTGATTTTCCGACGGTGGTTTTTGATTCTGGTTATGGGTGTACATTGAACTACTGGAGTTCGATTGGTGGTGACATTTCAAAGCATACTAGGATGTTCATTTATGACCGAGCAGGTATAGGGGAAAGTGAAAGTGATAAAAGACCTCGTCATAGTCAGCAAATCATTGAGAATCTTAGAAGCTTGCTTCAGAAAGCAAACGTGTCTCCCCCTTACGTTTTGGTCGGGCACTCTTTTGGAGGATTGAATGTTCGACTATATGCAAGTACATTCCCAGAAGAGGTTGCCGGAGTGATTTTATTAGATCCATGTCATGAAGATCAAAATAAAGTCATGGTTCCTTTGTTCTCTGAAGAAGTTCAAGCAGCGTACTATAGTCAGTTTGTTCTTGAAGGTTCTATTCAAGAGATGGAAGAAAGCTTTGAACAAGCTCGAAATTCTAAATCACTTGGCAACAAGCCACTCATTGTCGTATCGGGTACATTACAACCTCATCATAATCCCGAATCTATGGCTGCTTGGGTCCACTTACATAAAGAGCTTACGAAATTATCAACCCGCAGCAAGCATATCATCGTTGAAAATGCTGGACATGCCATTCATATTGATCAGCCAAATGTTGTCGTAGATATCATTAAAGACATGCTCCTTTTGTGTAAAGCTCAAAAATAA
- a CDS encoding DUF418 domain-containing protein encodes MSVLPHMKTAETKKRAVSLDLARGAMLLLIALAHAPLYLYALEPGIVHRMESQNFFDQVVNLFGMFIIDNRARAMFAVLFGYGLVLAFDSQMAKGKREKEALQVVRRRSWYLIVFGAVLVVIIGGQDILMAYGVAGLLVSWLLTHEIKTLIRTFIGITLLYIIANPIMWGFTMESIGDYGFPPEVLATDTYLSTLILSLTYFPFIPIFIHGMFPILPSVLLGMWIANYQLLTKPEQQLRTLTFLTTMGLAVSILGALPLSFIGNIWSPSFFLAGFVYGFHILTGIAGGLAYAAFFGIIGAKVKKAGPVLQSIMALGKRSLTFFVWNEAMLVLFLSPVALDLGGRVSNGMAALIAVGIWSLSLLLATILEKYKLNGPLEFVMRRMVHKNKNT; translated from the coding sequence ATGTCTGTTTTACCTCATATGAAAACGGCGGAGACAAAAAAACGTGCCGTTTCATTAGATCTTGCCAGGGGCGCTATGTTACTACTTATTGCTCTCGCGCATGCCCCGCTGTATCTGTACGCTTTGGAACCCGGGATCGTTCACAGGATGGAAAGTCAGAATTTCTTTGATCAGGTTGTGAATCTTTTTGGCATGTTCATCATTGATAACAGAGCGAGAGCGATGTTTGCTGTTTTATTCGGTTATGGTTTGGTACTGGCTTTTGATAGTCAAATGGCGAAAGGAAAAAGAGAAAAAGAAGCCTTACAGGTGGTCCGGAGGCGTTCCTGGTATTTGATAGTATTTGGAGCCGTTTTAGTGGTGATCATTGGCGGTCAAGATATTTTAATGGCCTACGGGGTAGCTGGACTTCTCGTCAGTTGGCTGTTAACACATGAAATCAAGACGCTGATCCGAACCTTTATTGGTATCACGTTATTGTATATCATCGCAAATCCGATAATGTGGGGCTTCACGATGGAATCCATCGGAGATTATGGGTTTCCTCCAGAGGTGTTAGCTACAGACACCTATCTTAGCACGCTGATACTTAGTTTGACTTATTTTCCGTTTATCCCTATTTTTATTCATGGTATGTTCCCGATTCTTCCTTCTGTTTTGCTGGGTATGTGGATTGCCAACTATCAATTATTAACCAAGCCAGAGCAACAGTTACGAACACTTACTTTCCTAACAACGATGGGCTTAGCTGTTTCTATACTAGGAGCATTGCCTTTAAGCTTTATTGGGAACATATGGAGCCCGAGCTTTTTTCTCGCTGGTTTCGTTTATGGATTCCACATTTTAACCGGAATTGCTGGAGGATTAGCTTATGCGGCTTTCTTTGGAATCATTGGGGCAAAGGTAAAAAAAGCGGGGCCTGTCCTTCAGTCGATTATGGCTTTAGGAAAACGTTCTTTAACCTTCTTTGTATGGAATGAGGCGATGCTTGTTCTTTTCTTGTCACCAGTAGCACTTGATTTAGGGGGACGCGTTAGTAACGGAATGGCTGCTTTGATTGCCGTGGGTATATGGAGTCTTTCACTGCTATTGGCTACGATTTTAGAAAAATATAAGCTGAACGGACCATTGGAATTCGTAATGAGACGAATGGTACATAAAAATAAAAATACGTAA
- a CDS encoding DL-endopeptidase inhibitor IseA family protein: MKSLDELQRLKQFITSAEHVWTQIANSPRGKPVYTVNGVDYTPLPEKYNTKRKISRIFRRYWGKQLTEVMIRNLHLRMLKGKLCVPYRDIPPFPATVLSLQIKVNQPDHRTVAAILSGGGKKTRVDYRLIRVGATKTFTIMKRSGEQFDLRYQSIATIPLNPKAQPVRRTKQRGRTKK, from the coding sequence GTGAAATCCTTGGATGAGTTGCAGAGGCTCAAGCAGTTTATCACATCAGCAGAGCATGTCTGGACTCAGATCGCGAATTCGCCGAGAGGAAAGCCTGTGTATACCGTAAACGGTGTGGATTACACGCCATTGCCCGAAAAATACAACACAAAACGAAAAATCTCCCGTATTTTCCGCCGGTATTGGGGGAAGCAATTGACGGAAGTGATGATTCGGAATCTCCATTTGCGGATGCTGAAAGGAAAGCTCTGTGTTCCTTATCGTGACATCCCACCTTTTCCTGCAACCGTGTTGTCGTTGCAGATAAAAGTGAATCAGCCGGATCATCGGACCGTGGCTGCGATACTGAGCGGGGGAGGGAAAAAAACAAGAGTCGACTACCGTTTGATCCGAGTCGGCGCAACCAAAACGTTCACGATCATGAAACGCTCAGGCGAGCAGTTTGATCTGAGATATCAATCTATTGCTACCATACCCCTCAACCCGAAGGCACAACCCGTACGTAGAACCAAGCAACGGGGAAGAACCAAAAAGTAA
- a CDS encoding monooxygenase, whose amino-acid sequence MQVDYEVIIVGGGPVGMMVAGELALAKVKVCLLERLKETTPFSRALTVHPRTLEILDLRGLKAKLLDRGKPIKTGHFAALDTRLDFSVLDSSSNYTLIIPQHETEKILEEWAKSLGVEIRREVEVMAVHQDQHGVEVEAVGPNGKAVLTARYVVGADGAASIVRKQAGIPFVGKNATFTAMQGDVVLKNPPESGAPSYFNEQGLVMIVPLPKGMHRVVLIDPERMAIPKEEPVSLEELRASLLRILGDDFGISDPFWMTRFGNSTLQAQRYREGRIFLAGDAAHIHFPAGGQGMNVGLQEAINLGWKLAAHLKGWAPDWLLDSYHTERSPITTALLTNTQVQSLLFGSSEFSPSVIALRNMVSDLLQIPEANYLLATQISAFNVEYEPDGETQPHVLNGRRFTELNLRLENGECQNAYELFHSGSFLLLHFDSDERLGDALDWSKYKHVHVVRASLAKGATDWHDVHTALIRPDGYVAWAVSQAESNPMEAIRKGISHWCGHID is encoded by the coding sequence ATGCAGGTTGATTATGAAGTGATTATTGTTGGGGGTGGACCAGTTGGCATGATGGTGGCTGGAGAGCTGGCGTTGGCTAAAGTGAAGGTGTGCCTGCTTGAGCGCTTAAAGGAAACAACCCCGTTTTCACGGGCGCTCACTGTACATCCGCGCACACTGGAAATCCTGGATTTGCGCGGGCTAAAAGCCAAATTACTTGATAGAGGTAAGCCGATTAAGACAGGGCATTTTGCTGCGCTTGATACACGCTTGGATTTTTCTGTCTTAGATTCTTCGTCCAACTACACACTGATTATTCCCCAACATGAAACAGAGAAGATACTAGAGGAGTGGGCAAAAAGTCTGGGGGTGGAAATACGCAGGGAAGTGGAAGTAATGGCCGTACACCAAGATCAGCACGGGGTTGAGGTTGAGGCTGTCGGGCCGAATGGAAAGGCTGTGCTGACGGCACGCTATGTGGTCGGTGCAGATGGCGCTGCCAGTATTGTCCGCAAGCAGGCAGGCATTCCGTTTGTCGGTAAGAATGCGACTTTTACGGCTATGCAAGGGGATGTTGTTTTAAAAAATCCGCCCGAATCGGGAGCTCCTTCCTACTTTAATGAACAAGGTTTGGTCATGATTGTGCCCTTGCCAAAAGGGATGCATCGGGTGGTGCTGATCGATCCGGAGCGAATGGCCATACCAAAAGAAGAACCAGTTTCACTGGAGGAACTGCGGGCTAGCTTGCTGCGCATTCTTGGAGACGATTTTGGAATTTCCGATCCGTTTTGGATGACTCGTTTTGGTAATTCGACCTTGCAAGCTCAGCGTTATCGGGAAGGACGGATTTTCCTGGCGGGAGATGCGGCGCATATTCATTTTCCAGCCGGAGGACAGGGGATGAACGTTGGCTTGCAAGAGGCAATCAACCTGGGTTGGAAGCTGGCGGCCCATTTAAAAGGCTGGGCACCGGATTGGCTGTTGGACAGCTATCATACGGAGCGTTCCCCCATCACTACCGCATTGCTAACGAATACACAGGTGCAATCGCTTCTGTTCGGTAGTTCGGAATTCTCCCCATCCGTCATAGCTTTGAGGAATATGGTGTCCGACCTGCTGCAAATACCCGAGGCAAATTATCTGCTGGCTACCCAAATCTCTGCGTTCAATGTCGAGTATGAACCGGATGGGGAGACGCAGCCGCATGTATTGAACGGTCGACGTTTTACAGAGTTGAATCTGCGTCTGGAGAACGGTGAGTGTCAGAATGCATATGAGCTTTTTCATTCTGGTTCATTCCTCTTGCTACATTTCGACTCGGATGAACGATTAGGCGATGCTCTCGATTGGTCGAAATACAAGCATGTCCATGTAGTTCGCGCTTCGCTTGCTAAGGGAGCTACTGATTGGCATGACGTGCATACAGCGTTGATTCGACCGGATGGATATGTCGCATGGGCGGTTTCTCAGGCGGAGTCTAATCCGATGGAAGCGATTCGGAAAGGAATCTCCCACTGGTGCGGACATATTGATTGA
- a CDS encoding MarR family transcriptional regulator, whose product MQSTELSKQRIMQLYIQLVTQQERRESKLTARMAEEMQKLESEMGMKLNLTLSEIHFIACIGDYGPINVTTISEKVNLTKGSITRISKKLWKLDLIKRQQLIDNKKEVYYRLTAKGQKLHKIHHQMHQDIEQRFKSFLDKYTPEQLAFSRELMEDLLDWDF is encoded by the coding sequence ATGCAAAGCACAGAACTTTCCAAGCAGAGGATCATGCAGCTTTACATACAGCTAGTCACGCAGCAAGAGCGGCGAGAAAGCAAATTGACTGCGCGAATGGCAGAAGAGATGCAGAAGCTGGAATCCGAGATGGGGATGAAGCTAAACCTTACCCTATCCGAAATTCATTTCATTGCCTGTATCGGGGATTATGGTCCGATCAATGTCACCACGATTTCGGAAAAAGTCAACTTAACGAAAGGGTCCATTACCCGGATCAGCAAAAAGTTATGGAAGCTTGATTTAATTAAAAGGCAACAACTGATTGATAATAAGAAAGAAGTGTACTATCGGCTAACTGCAAAGGGACAAAAGCTGCATAAGATTCATCACCAGATGCATCAGGATATTGAACAGCGATTTAAGAGCTTTCTGGATAAATACACACCGGAGCAATTAGCATTTTCACGCGAACTGATGGAGGACTTACTGGATTGGGATTTCTAA
- a CDS encoding TetR/AcrR family transcriptional regulator translates to MTDSFIAEARREQIVLACIDTLEEVGYHNLSLTKVAKRARISTGLISYHFHDKLDLMNHTLLFLVAKQLDFIRGNVGLSQSATKKLEAFIEAHLAYQETHYKHTIALIEIVFTARNENGVPYYRMEDEQEEDGLRKMLVDILEEGQQNGEFTSSFQTDIVASIIIGAIEERMLKVNSSIPMEQYAVELVKMVKKLIV, encoded by the coding sequence ATGACTGATTCTTTTATTGCAGAGGCTAGAAGAGAGCAGATTGTACTTGCTTGTATTGATACATTGGAAGAGGTTGGCTATCACAACTTAAGCTTAACGAAGGTAGCAAAGAGAGCCAGGATTAGCACAGGGCTTATCTCTTATCACTTTCATGACAAGCTTGATCTCATGAATCATACCTTACTGTTTCTGGTAGCGAAGCAACTTGATTTTATTCGTGGGAACGTTGGGTTATCGCAGTCCGCAACGAAAAAACTGGAAGCTTTTATAGAGGCACATCTGGCTTATCAAGAAACCCATTATAAACATACGATTGCCTTGATTGAGATTGTGTTTACGGCTCGTAATGAAAATGGGGTGCCTTATTACAGAATGGAAGACGAACAGGAAGAGGACGGACTTAGAAAGATGTTAGTGGATATTCTCGAGGAAGGCCAACAGAATGGGGAATTTACTTCATCTTTTCAAACGGATATAGTCGCATCCATTATTATCGGGGCGATCGAAGAAAGAATGCTTAAAGTGAATTCATCTATACCCATGGAGCAATACGCCGTTGAGCTCGTAAAAATGGTGAAGAAGCTCATTGTTTAA